A single Cyprinus carpio isolate SPL01 chromosome A20, ASM1834038v1, whole genome shotgun sequence DNA region contains:
- the pcsk9 gene encoding proprotein convertase subtilisin/kexin type 9 isoform X5 has translation MTEKISVHRMKSVVTVCCLSFLLGLVALVETDEDYTEDEEMILSLILQDDTQPEAESRPSAQFYRCTKDAWRMPGQYIVVMRKGTHVNQVERTARRLRAKAAKRGYLIEILQTYSGAFHGFLVKMSSDVLHMAVKLPHVEYIEEDSSIFAQSIPWNLQRILQNKHESGKYSPPNDGAKVGVYLLDTSVQVTHREIEDRVMVTDFNSVPEEDGVRVHRQTSQCDSHGTHIAGVVSGRDSGVARGASVNSVRVLNCQGKGTVSGALAGLEYIQSSLMSQPIRPVIVLLPFVGGFSRTLNAACRKMVESGTVLIAAAGNYNDDACLYSPASEPEVITVGAVNFADQPLSTGTTGTNVGRCVDVFAPGDDIISASSDCSTCFTTKSGTSQAAAHVAGIAAVLLNLSPNSSSAELLQQLLHHSVRQVINPESLPLNHRLTTPNMVAALPDSTSTLIGEDLLCRSVWSERSAVKGLATTTARCRHGEEMLSCSSFSQNGARAGERVEERDGQKECVAVNGNGGHGVFAVARCCTGHKAQCQMLESPKRGEDAECPPDYQLTVYIYVHNCHLSLQAAVLPLHLAMYQTLIYLYMAAVGHVLLKGVKCHTHPAATHPLWSAG, from the exons ATGACTGAAAAA atTAGTGTCCACAGAATGAAAAGCGTCGTGACGGTGTGCTGTCTGAGTTTTTTGCTGGGTCTTGTGGCTTTAGTTGAGACTGATGAAGACTACACTGAGGATGAAGAGATGATCCTGTCTCTAATTCTGCAGGATGACACCCAGCCTGAAGCAGAGAGCAGGCCATCCGCCCAGTTTTACAGGTGCACTAAG GACGCATGGCGCATGCCGGGTCAGTATATAGTGGTGATGCGGAAAGGAACGCACGTGAACCAGGTGGAGCGCACCGCGCGCAGACTCCGAGCAAAAGCAGCCAAACGCGGATATCTGATCGAAATACTGCAGACTTATTCGGGAGCTTTCCACGGGTTTCTGGTGAAAATGAGCAGCGATGTTCTCCACATG GCAGTAAAGCTGCCCCATGTGGAATACATTGAAGAGGATTCTTCCATTTTTGCCCAGAGCATCCCATGGAACCTGCAGCGCATCCTTCAAAACAAACATGAGAGTGGAAAATACTCACCACCCA ATGACGGAGCAAAGGTGGGAGTGTATCTTTTGGACACAAGCGTTCAAGTGACTCATCGTGAGATTGAGGACAGGGTGATGGTGACGGACTTCAACAGTGTGCCAGAGGAGGATGGGGTCAGAGTTCACAGACAG ACTAGTCAGTGTGACAGTCACGGCACACACATAGCAGGTGTGGTCAGTGGACGGGACTCGGGTGTAGCTCGAGGTGCCAGTGTAAACAGTGTCCGAGTGTTAAACTGCCAAGGCAAGGGTACTGTGTCAGGAGCTTTGGCAG GTCTGGAGTATATCCAGTCATCTCTGATGTCTCAGCCTATCAGACCTGTGATTGTACTGCTGCCATTTGTAGGGGGATTTAGTCGTACACTCAACGCTGCCTGCAGGAAAATGGTGGAATCTGGCACAGTGCTTATTGCTGCAGCTGGTAACTACAACGATGATGCTTGTCTGTACTCACCAGCCTCAGAGCCAGAG GTGATAACAGTAGGGGCCGTTAATTTTGCTGACCAGCCCTTGAGCACTGGGACGACAGGCACCAATGTGGGCCGCTGCGTGGATGTGTTCGCACCTggtgatgacatcatcagtgCTTCCAGCGATTGCTCCACCTGCTTCACCACCAAGAGCGGAACATCACAAGCAGCAGCACATGTTGCTG GTATAGCAGCTGTGCTTCTAAATCTGAGTCCAAACTCCAGCTCTGCTGAGCTTCTGCAGCAGCTCCTCCATCATTCAGTCAGACAGGTCATTAACCCAGAGTCTCTGCCACTGAACCACCGTCTCACTACACCCAACATGGTGGCCGCCCTGCCCGACTCGACTTCCACACTCATAG GAGAGGATCTGCTCTGTAGATCCGTTTGGTCTGAGAGGTCAGCTGTTAAAGGTTTGGCCACAACTACAGCCCGCTGTCGCCACGGTGAAGAGATGCTGAGCTGCTCCAGTTTCTCACAAAATGGAGCAAGAGCTGGAGAAAGAGTGGAG GAGAGAGATGGGCAGAAAGAGTGTGTTGCTGTCAATGGGAATGGAGGGCATGGTGTGTTCGCTGTAGCGCGCTGCTGCACAGGCCATAAAGCTCAGTGCCAGATGTTAGAGAGTCCCAAGAGAGGCGAGGATGCAGAATGTCCTCCAGACTACCAGCTGACAG TGTACATTTATGTACACAACTGTCATCTTTCCCTGCAGGCTGCAGTTCTTCCTCTTCATCTGGCCATGTATCAGACTCTGATCTACCTCTACATGGCAGCCGTAGGGCATGTCCTGCTAAAAGGGGTGAAATGTCATACGCATCCTGCTGCCACACATCCTCTCTGGAGTGCCGGCTGA
- the pcsk9 gene encoding proprotein convertase subtilisin/kexin type 9 isoform X3 codes for MILSLILQDDTQPEAESRPSAQFYRCTKDAWRMPGQYIVVMRKGTHVNQVERTARRLRAKAAKRGYLIEILQTYSGAFHGFLVKMSSDVLHMAVKLPHVEYIEEDSSIFAQSIPWNLQRILQNKHESGKYSPPNDGAKVGVYLLDTSVQVTHREIEDRVMVTDFNSVPEEDGVRVHRQTSQCDSHGTHIAGVVSGRDSGVARGASVNSVRVLNCQGKGTVSGALAGLEYIQSSLMSQPIRPVIVLLPFVGGFSRTLNAACRKMVESGTVLIAAAGNYNDDACLYSPASEPEVITVGAVNFADQPLSTGTTGTNVGRCVDVFAPGDDIISASSDCSTCFTTKSGTSQAAAHVAGIAAVLLNLSPNSSSAELLQQLLHHSVRQVINPESLPLNHRLTTPNMVAALPDSTSTLIGEDLLCRSVWSERSAVKGLATTTARCRHGEEMLSCSSFSQNGARAGERVEERDGQKECVAVNGNGGHGVFAVARCCTGHKAQCQMLESPKRGEDAECPPDYQLTGCSSSSSSGHVSDSDLPLHGSRRACPAKRGEMSYASCCHTSSLECRLIEHNPTGLSEQVEVSCEDSWTLTGCQGLSDGSGVRGAFALGNTCVVHTSGGDKGAAAIATCCRHRPSHQLSDH; via the exons ATGATCCTGTCTCTAATTCTGCAGGATGACACCCAGCCTGAAGCAGAGAGCAGGCCATCCGCCCAGTTTTACAGGTGCACTAAG GACGCATGGCGCATGCCGGGTCAGTATATAGTGGTGATGCGGAAAGGAACGCACGTGAACCAGGTGGAGCGCACCGCGCGCAGACTCCGAGCAAAAGCAGCCAAACGCGGATATCTGATCGAAATACTGCAGACTTATTCGGGAGCTTTCCACGGGTTTCTGGTGAAAATGAGCAGCGATGTTCTCCACATG GCAGTAAAGCTGCCCCATGTGGAATACATTGAAGAGGATTCTTCCATTTTTGCCCAGAGCATCCCATGGAACCTGCAGCGCATCCTTCAAAACAAACATGAGAGTGGAAAATACTCACCACCCA ATGACGGAGCAAAGGTGGGAGTGTATCTTTTGGACACAAGCGTTCAAGTGACTCATCGTGAGATTGAGGACAGGGTGATGGTGACGGACTTCAACAGTGTGCCAGAGGAGGATGGGGTCAGAGTTCACAGACAG ACTAGTCAGTGTGACAGTCACGGCACACACATAGCAGGTGTGGTCAGTGGACGGGACTCGGGTGTAGCTCGAGGTGCCAGTGTAAACAGTGTCCGAGTGTTAAACTGCCAAGGCAAGGGTACTGTGTCAGGAGCTTTGGCAG GTCTGGAGTATATCCAGTCATCTCTGATGTCTCAGCCTATCAGACCTGTGATTGTACTGCTGCCATTTGTAGGGGGATTTAGTCGTACACTCAACGCTGCCTGCAGGAAAATGGTGGAATCTGGCACAGTGCTTATTGCTGCAGCTGGTAACTACAACGATGATGCTTGTCTGTACTCACCAGCCTCAGAGCCAGAG GTGATAACAGTAGGGGCCGTTAATTTTGCTGACCAGCCCTTGAGCACTGGGACGACAGGCACCAATGTGGGCCGCTGCGTGGATGTGTTCGCACCTggtgatgacatcatcagtgCTTCCAGCGATTGCTCCACCTGCTTCACCACCAAGAGCGGAACATCACAAGCAGCAGCACATGTTGCTG GTATAGCAGCTGTGCTTCTAAATCTGAGTCCAAACTCCAGCTCTGCTGAGCTTCTGCAGCAGCTCCTCCATCATTCAGTCAGACAGGTCATTAACCCAGAGTCTCTGCCACTGAACCACCGTCTCACTACACCCAACATGGTGGCCGCCCTGCCCGACTCGACTTCCACACTCATAG GAGAGGATCTGCTCTGTAGATCCGTTTGGTCTGAGAGGTCAGCTGTTAAAGGTTTGGCCACAACTACAGCCCGCTGTCGCCACGGTGAAGAGATGCTGAGCTGCTCCAGTTTCTCACAAAATGGAGCAAGAGCTGGAGAAAGAGTGGAG GAGAGAGATGGGCAGAAAGAGTGTGTTGCTGTCAATGGGAATGGAGGGCATGGTGTGTTCGCTGTAGCGCGCTGCTGCACAGGCCATAAAGCTCAGTGCCAGATGTTAGAGAGTCCCAAGAGAGGCGAGGATGCAGAATGTCCTCCAGACTACCAGCTGACAG GCTGCAGTTCTTCCTCTTCATCTGGCCATGTATCAGACTCTGATCTACCTCTACATGGCAGCCGTAGGGCATGTCCTGCTAAAAGGGGTGAAATGTCATACGCATCCTGCTGCCACACATCCTCTCTGGAGTGCCGGCTGATAGAACACAACCCCACAGGTCTCAGCGAGCAG GTGGAGGTTTCATGTGAGGACTCGTGGACACTGACAGGCTGTCAGGGTCTGTCGGATGGTTCTGGTGTTCGCGGGGCATTTGCTTTGGGAAACACCTGTGTAGTTCACACGTCTGGAGGAGATAAAGGGGCTGCTGCCATCGCCACCTGCTGCAGGCACCGCCCATCCCACCAGCTGTCTGACCACTGA
- the pcsk9 gene encoding proprotein convertase subtilisin/kexin type 9 isoform X4, whose amino-acid sequence MTEKDDTQPEAESRPSAQFYRCTKDAWRMPGQYIVVMRKGTHVNQVERTARRLRAKAAKRGYLIEILQTYSGAFHGFLVKMSSDVLHMAVKLPHVEYIEEDSSIFAQSIPWNLQRILQNKHESGKYSPPNDGAKVGVYLLDTSVQVTHREIEDRVMVTDFNSVPEEDGVRVHRQTSQCDSHGTHIAGVVSGRDSGVARGASVNSVRVLNCQGKGTVSGALAGLEYIQSSLMSQPIRPVIVLLPFVGGFSRTLNAACRKMVESGTVLIAAAGNYNDDACLYSPASEPEVITVGAVNFADQPLSTGTTGTNVGRCVDVFAPGDDIISASSDCSTCFTTKSGTSQAAAHVAGIAAVLLNLSPNSSSAELLQQLLHHSVRQVINPESLPLNHRLTTPNMVAALPDSTSTLIGEDLLCRSVWSERSAVKGLATTTARCRHGEEMLSCSSFSQNGARAGERVEERDGQKECVAVNGNGGHGVFAVARCCTGHKAQCQMLESPKRGEDAECPPDYQLTGCSSSSSSGHVSDSDLPLHGSRRACPAKRGEMSYASCCHTSSLECRLIEHNPTGLSEQVEVSCEDSWTLTGCQGLSDGSGVRGAFALGNTCVVHTSGGDKGAAAIATCCRHRPSHQLSDH is encoded by the exons ATGACTGAAAAA GATGACACCCAGCCTGAAGCAGAGAGCAGGCCATCCGCCCAGTTTTACAGGTGCACTAAG GACGCATGGCGCATGCCGGGTCAGTATATAGTGGTGATGCGGAAAGGAACGCACGTGAACCAGGTGGAGCGCACCGCGCGCAGACTCCGAGCAAAAGCAGCCAAACGCGGATATCTGATCGAAATACTGCAGACTTATTCGGGAGCTTTCCACGGGTTTCTGGTGAAAATGAGCAGCGATGTTCTCCACATG GCAGTAAAGCTGCCCCATGTGGAATACATTGAAGAGGATTCTTCCATTTTTGCCCAGAGCATCCCATGGAACCTGCAGCGCATCCTTCAAAACAAACATGAGAGTGGAAAATACTCACCACCCA ATGACGGAGCAAAGGTGGGAGTGTATCTTTTGGACACAAGCGTTCAAGTGACTCATCGTGAGATTGAGGACAGGGTGATGGTGACGGACTTCAACAGTGTGCCAGAGGAGGATGGGGTCAGAGTTCACAGACAG ACTAGTCAGTGTGACAGTCACGGCACACACATAGCAGGTGTGGTCAGTGGACGGGACTCGGGTGTAGCTCGAGGTGCCAGTGTAAACAGTGTCCGAGTGTTAAACTGCCAAGGCAAGGGTACTGTGTCAGGAGCTTTGGCAG GTCTGGAGTATATCCAGTCATCTCTGATGTCTCAGCCTATCAGACCTGTGATTGTACTGCTGCCATTTGTAGGGGGATTTAGTCGTACACTCAACGCTGCCTGCAGGAAAATGGTGGAATCTGGCACAGTGCTTATTGCTGCAGCTGGTAACTACAACGATGATGCTTGTCTGTACTCACCAGCCTCAGAGCCAGAG GTGATAACAGTAGGGGCCGTTAATTTTGCTGACCAGCCCTTGAGCACTGGGACGACAGGCACCAATGTGGGCCGCTGCGTGGATGTGTTCGCACCTggtgatgacatcatcagtgCTTCCAGCGATTGCTCCACCTGCTTCACCACCAAGAGCGGAACATCACAAGCAGCAGCACATGTTGCTG GTATAGCAGCTGTGCTTCTAAATCTGAGTCCAAACTCCAGCTCTGCTGAGCTTCTGCAGCAGCTCCTCCATCATTCAGTCAGACAGGTCATTAACCCAGAGTCTCTGCCACTGAACCACCGTCTCACTACACCCAACATGGTGGCCGCCCTGCCCGACTCGACTTCCACACTCATAG GAGAGGATCTGCTCTGTAGATCCGTTTGGTCTGAGAGGTCAGCTGTTAAAGGTTTGGCCACAACTACAGCCCGCTGTCGCCACGGTGAAGAGATGCTGAGCTGCTCCAGTTTCTCACAAAATGGAGCAAGAGCTGGAGAAAGAGTGGAG GAGAGAGATGGGCAGAAAGAGTGTGTTGCTGTCAATGGGAATGGAGGGCATGGTGTGTTCGCTGTAGCGCGCTGCTGCACAGGCCATAAAGCTCAGTGCCAGATGTTAGAGAGTCCCAAGAGAGGCGAGGATGCAGAATGTCCTCCAGACTACCAGCTGACAG GCTGCAGTTCTTCCTCTTCATCTGGCCATGTATCAGACTCTGATCTACCTCTACATGGCAGCCGTAGGGCATGTCCTGCTAAAAGGGGTGAAATGTCATACGCATCCTGCTGCCACACATCCTCTCTGGAGTGCCGGCTGATAGAACACAACCCCACAGGTCTCAGCGAGCAG GTGGAGGTTTCATGTGAGGACTCGTGGACACTGACAGGCTGTCAGGGTCTGTCGGATGGTTCTGGTGTTCGCGGGGCATTTGCTTTGGGAAACACCTGTGTAGTTCACACGTCTGGAGGAGATAAAGGGGCTGCTGCCATCGCCACCTGCTGCAGGCACCGCCCATCCCACCAGCTGTCTGACCACTGA
- the pcsk9 gene encoding proprotein convertase subtilisin/kexin type 9 isoform X2, which translates to MKSVVTVCCLSFLLGLVALVETDEDYTEDEEMILSLILQDDTQPEAESRPSAQFYRCTKDAWRMPGQYIVVMRKGTHVNQVERTARRLRAKAAKRGYLIEILQTYSGAFHGFLVKMSSDVLHMAVKLPHVEYIEEDSSIFAQSIPWNLQRILQNKHESGKYSPPNDGAKVGVYLLDTSVQVTHREIEDRVMVTDFNSVPEEDGVRVHRQTSQCDSHGTHIAGVVSGRDSGVARGASVNSVRVLNCQGKGTVSGALAGLEYIQSSLMSQPIRPVIVLLPFVGGFSRTLNAACRKMVESGTVLIAAAGNYNDDACLYSPASEPEVITVGAVNFADQPLSTGTTGTNVGRCVDVFAPGDDIISASSDCSTCFTTKSGTSQAAAHVAGIAAVLLNLSPNSSSAELLQQLLHHSVRQVINPESLPLNHRLTTPNMVAALPDSTSTLIGEDLLCRSVWSERSAVKGLATTTARCRHGEEMLSCSSFSQNGARAGERVEERDGQKECVAVNGNGGHGVFAVARCCTGHKAQCQMLESPKRGEDAECPPDYQLTGCSSSSSSGHVSDSDLPLHGSRRACPAKRGEMSYASCCHTSSLECRLIEHNPTGLSEQVEVSCEDSWTLTGCQGLSDGSGVRGAFALGNTCVVHTSGGDKGAAAIATCCRHRPSHQLSDH; encoded by the exons ATGAAAAGCGTCGTGACGGTGTGCTGTCTGAGTTTTTTGCTGGGTCTTGTGGCTTTAGTTGAGACTGATGAAGACTACACTGAGGATGAAGAGATGATCCTGTCTCTAATTCTGCAGGATGACACCCAGCCTGAAGCAGAGAGCAGGCCATCCGCCCAGTTTTACAGGTGCACTAAG GACGCATGGCGCATGCCGGGTCAGTATATAGTGGTGATGCGGAAAGGAACGCACGTGAACCAGGTGGAGCGCACCGCGCGCAGACTCCGAGCAAAAGCAGCCAAACGCGGATATCTGATCGAAATACTGCAGACTTATTCGGGAGCTTTCCACGGGTTTCTGGTGAAAATGAGCAGCGATGTTCTCCACATG GCAGTAAAGCTGCCCCATGTGGAATACATTGAAGAGGATTCTTCCATTTTTGCCCAGAGCATCCCATGGAACCTGCAGCGCATCCTTCAAAACAAACATGAGAGTGGAAAATACTCACCACCCA ATGACGGAGCAAAGGTGGGAGTGTATCTTTTGGACACAAGCGTTCAAGTGACTCATCGTGAGATTGAGGACAGGGTGATGGTGACGGACTTCAACAGTGTGCCAGAGGAGGATGGGGTCAGAGTTCACAGACAG ACTAGTCAGTGTGACAGTCACGGCACACACATAGCAGGTGTGGTCAGTGGACGGGACTCGGGTGTAGCTCGAGGTGCCAGTGTAAACAGTGTCCGAGTGTTAAACTGCCAAGGCAAGGGTACTGTGTCAGGAGCTTTGGCAG GTCTGGAGTATATCCAGTCATCTCTGATGTCTCAGCCTATCAGACCTGTGATTGTACTGCTGCCATTTGTAGGGGGATTTAGTCGTACACTCAACGCTGCCTGCAGGAAAATGGTGGAATCTGGCACAGTGCTTATTGCTGCAGCTGGTAACTACAACGATGATGCTTGTCTGTACTCACCAGCCTCAGAGCCAGAG GTGATAACAGTAGGGGCCGTTAATTTTGCTGACCAGCCCTTGAGCACTGGGACGACAGGCACCAATGTGGGCCGCTGCGTGGATGTGTTCGCACCTggtgatgacatcatcagtgCTTCCAGCGATTGCTCCACCTGCTTCACCACCAAGAGCGGAACATCACAAGCAGCAGCACATGTTGCTG GTATAGCAGCTGTGCTTCTAAATCTGAGTCCAAACTCCAGCTCTGCTGAGCTTCTGCAGCAGCTCCTCCATCATTCAGTCAGACAGGTCATTAACCCAGAGTCTCTGCCACTGAACCACCGTCTCACTACACCCAACATGGTGGCCGCCCTGCCCGACTCGACTTCCACACTCATAG GAGAGGATCTGCTCTGTAGATCCGTTTGGTCTGAGAGGTCAGCTGTTAAAGGTTTGGCCACAACTACAGCCCGCTGTCGCCACGGTGAAGAGATGCTGAGCTGCTCCAGTTTCTCACAAAATGGAGCAAGAGCTGGAGAAAGAGTGGAG GAGAGAGATGGGCAGAAAGAGTGTGTTGCTGTCAATGGGAATGGAGGGCATGGTGTGTTCGCTGTAGCGCGCTGCTGCACAGGCCATAAAGCTCAGTGCCAGATGTTAGAGAGTCCCAAGAGAGGCGAGGATGCAGAATGTCCTCCAGACTACCAGCTGACAG GCTGCAGTTCTTCCTCTTCATCTGGCCATGTATCAGACTCTGATCTACCTCTACATGGCAGCCGTAGGGCATGTCCTGCTAAAAGGGGTGAAATGTCATACGCATCCTGCTGCCACACATCCTCTCTGGAGTGCCGGCTGATAGAACACAACCCCACAGGTCTCAGCGAGCAG GTGGAGGTTTCATGTGAGGACTCGTGGACACTGACAGGCTGTCAGGGTCTGTCGGATGGTTCTGGTGTTCGCGGGGCATTTGCTTTGGGAAACACCTGTGTAGTTCACACGTCTGGAGGAGATAAAGGGGCTGCTGCCATCGCCACCTGCTGCAGGCACCGCCCATCCCACCAGCTGTCTGACCACTGA
- the pcsk9 gene encoding proprotein convertase subtilisin/kexin type 9 isoform X1, which yields MTEKISVHRMKSVVTVCCLSFLLGLVALVETDEDYTEDEEMILSLILQDDTQPEAESRPSAQFYRCTKDAWRMPGQYIVVMRKGTHVNQVERTARRLRAKAAKRGYLIEILQTYSGAFHGFLVKMSSDVLHMAVKLPHVEYIEEDSSIFAQSIPWNLQRILQNKHESGKYSPPNDGAKVGVYLLDTSVQVTHREIEDRVMVTDFNSVPEEDGVRVHRQTSQCDSHGTHIAGVVSGRDSGVARGASVNSVRVLNCQGKGTVSGALAGLEYIQSSLMSQPIRPVIVLLPFVGGFSRTLNAACRKMVESGTVLIAAAGNYNDDACLYSPASEPEVITVGAVNFADQPLSTGTTGTNVGRCVDVFAPGDDIISASSDCSTCFTTKSGTSQAAAHVAGIAAVLLNLSPNSSSAELLQQLLHHSVRQVINPESLPLNHRLTTPNMVAALPDSTSTLIGEDLLCRSVWSERSAVKGLATTTARCRHGEEMLSCSSFSQNGARAGERVEERDGQKECVAVNGNGGHGVFAVARCCTGHKAQCQMLESPKRGEDAECPPDYQLTGCSSSSSSGHVSDSDLPLHGSRRACPAKRGEMSYASCCHTSSLECRLIEHNPTGLSEQVEVSCEDSWTLTGCQGLSDGSGVRGAFALGNTCVVHTSGGDKGAAAIATCCRHRPSHQLSDH from the exons ATGACTGAAAAA atTAGTGTCCACAGAATGAAAAGCGTCGTGACGGTGTGCTGTCTGAGTTTTTTGCTGGGTCTTGTGGCTTTAGTTGAGACTGATGAAGACTACACTGAGGATGAAGAGATGATCCTGTCTCTAATTCTGCAGGATGACACCCAGCCTGAAGCAGAGAGCAGGCCATCCGCCCAGTTTTACAGGTGCACTAAG GACGCATGGCGCATGCCGGGTCAGTATATAGTGGTGATGCGGAAAGGAACGCACGTGAACCAGGTGGAGCGCACCGCGCGCAGACTCCGAGCAAAAGCAGCCAAACGCGGATATCTGATCGAAATACTGCAGACTTATTCGGGAGCTTTCCACGGGTTTCTGGTGAAAATGAGCAGCGATGTTCTCCACATG GCAGTAAAGCTGCCCCATGTGGAATACATTGAAGAGGATTCTTCCATTTTTGCCCAGAGCATCCCATGGAACCTGCAGCGCATCCTTCAAAACAAACATGAGAGTGGAAAATACTCACCACCCA ATGACGGAGCAAAGGTGGGAGTGTATCTTTTGGACACAAGCGTTCAAGTGACTCATCGTGAGATTGAGGACAGGGTGATGGTGACGGACTTCAACAGTGTGCCAGAGGAGGATGGGGTCAGAGTTCACAGACAG ACTAGTCAGTGTGACAGTCACGGCACACACATAGCAGGTGTGGTCAGTGGACGGGACTCGGGTGTAGCTCGAGGTGCCAGTGTAAACAGTGTCCGAGTGTTAAACTGCCAAGGCAAGGGTACTGTGTCAGGAGCTTTGGCAG GTCTGGAGTATATCCAGTCATCTCTGATGTCTCAGCCTATCAGACCTGTGATTGTACTGCTGCCATTTGTAGGGGGATTTAGTCGTACACTCAACGCTGCCTGCAGGAAAATGGTGGAATCTGGCACAGTGCTTATTGCTGCAGCTGGTAACTACAACGATGATGCTTGTCTGTACTCACCAGCCTCAGAGCCAGAG GTGATAACAGTAGGGGCCGTTAATTTTGCTGACCAGCCCTTGAGCACTGGGACGACAGGCACCAATGTGGGCCGCTGCGTGGATGTGTTCGCACCTggtgatgacatcatcagtgCTTCCAGCGATTGCTCCACCTGCTTCACCACCAAGAGCGGAACATCACAAGCAGCAGCACATGTTGCTG GTATAGCAGCTGTGCTTCTAAATCTGAGTCCAAACTCCAGCTCTGCTGAGCTTCTGCAGCAGCTCCTCCATCATTCAGTCAGACAGGTCATTAACCCAGAGTCTCTGCCACTGAACCACCGTCTCACTACACCCAACATGGTGGCCGCCCTGCCCGACTCGACTTCCACACTCATAG GAGAGGATCTGCTCTGTAGATCCGTTTGGTCTGAGAGGTCAGCTGTTAAAGGTTTGGCCACAACTACAGCCCGCTGTCGCCACGGTGAAGAGATGCTGAGCTGCTCCAGTTTCTCACAAAATGGAGCAAGAGCTGGAGAAAGAGTGGAG GAGAGAGATGGGCAGAAAGAGTGTGTTGCTGTCAATGGGAATGGAGGGCATGGTGTGTTCGCTGTAGCGCGCTGCTGCACAGGCCATAAAGCTCAGTGCCAGATGTTAGAGAGTCCCAAGAGAGGCGAGGATGCAGAATGTCCTCCAGACTACCAGCTGACAG GCTGCAGTTCTTCCTCTTCATCTGGCCATGTATCAGACTCTGATCTACCTCTACATGGCAGCCGTAGGGCATGTCCTGCTAAAAGGGGTGAAATGTCATACGCATCCTGCTGCCACACATCCTCTCTGGAGTGCCGGCTGATAGAACACAACCCCACAGGTCTCAGCGAGCAG GTGGAGGTTTCATGTGAGGACTCGTGGACACTGACAGGCTGTCAGGGTCTGTCGGATGGTTCTGGTGTTCGCGGGGCATTTGCTTTGGGAAACACCTGTGTAGTTCACACGTCTGGAGGAGATAAAGGGGCTGCTGCCATCGCCACCTGCTGCAGGCACCGCCCATCCCACCAGCTGTCTGACCACTGA